Proteins encoded by one window of Salmo trutta chromosome 17, fSalTru1.1, whole genome shotgun sequence:
- the LOC115152439 gene encoding ladderlectin-like, translating to MEKLAILLLLSAAIALGDANLTLLLGLEPLLKTEVEQTPPVEAQVAAVQEGTKESSCPSDWHTYGSRCFKFVSIPQSWSDSEQNCLALGGNLASVRNLLEYQFMQALTKDTNGHLPDTWVGGFDAVKEGLWMWSDGSRFDYTHWNTGEPNNTGEGEDCLQMNAASEKLWFDVPCEWKFVSICSRRM from the coding sequence ATGGAGAAGTTGGCCATCCTTCTGCTTCTGAGTGCTGCCATTGCACTGGGCGACGCCAACCTGACCCTGCTCCTTGGTTTAGAACCCTTACTGAAGACTGAGGTGGAACAGACTCCTCCTGTTGAGGCTCAGGTAGCAGCAGTGCAGGAGGGGACAAAGGAAAGTTCATGTCCCTCAGACTGGCACACATATGGATCACGCTGTTTCAAGTTTGTCAGCATTCCGCAGTCATGGTCAGATTCAGAGCAAAACTGTTTGGCACTTGGTGGAAACCTAGCATCCGTGCGTAACCTTTTAGAGTACCAGTTCATGCAAGCACTGACAAAGGACACCAATGGCCACCTACCTGACACCTGGGTTGGAGGTTTTGATGCAGTCAAGGAAGGCTTATGGATGTGGTCAGATGGGTCCAGATTTGACTACACTCACTGGAACACTGGTGAGCCCAATAACActggagaaggagaggactgTCTGCAGATGAACGCTGCAAGTGAGAAGCTCTGGTTTGATGTGCCCTGTGAGTGGAAGTTTGTATCTATCTGTTCCAGAAGAATGTAG